From a region of the Paenibacillus sp. FSL R10-2734 genome:
- a CDS encoding HAMP domain-containing sensor histidine kinase has protein sequence MLYVKELLLQLLFVLTPFVLYTIYYRDKAVNYSKQFIIVTCMICLFMSMTFPSSVQEGIIFDIRYVIMFFGMLYGGMTAGIILLIEFLTYRLLIGGQGILSAMIIISITFTLSALLSILYRRRSGNRKLITFIAGISFSVIPICTMFATEYQYTIQHLKFNILVMPVQNSLGIWILISLFNKAVSDKELYLRYLQSEKAESIAHVAASLAHEVRNPLTAVMGFLKLLNDDSISREKTHKYIEICVEEIKRTEFILSEYLSIAKPNSSMIENIELVQQIHSIVDIITPYANMNNVSLEIHNQEHELYISANPNELKQLFINFIKNAIEACSLLVTGNVIIRIERQSKYAKITIIDNGVGMSDEQMERLGSIYFSTKNKGTGLGLTLSYQLIRSMNGDVTVRSKSGKGTEFTLSFPLDM, from the coding sequence ATGCTATATGTAAAGGAGCTTTTGCTGCAATTACTATTTGTCCTAACACCCTTTGTCCTTTATACCATCTATTATCGTGATAAAGCCGTAAACTATTCTAAACAATTTATTATTGTTACCTGTATGATTTGCCTCTTTATGTCGATGACTTTCCCATCTAGCGTACAGGAAGGAATCATATTTGACATACGCTACGTAATCATGTTTTTCGGAATGCTGTACGGCGGTATGACTGCTGGAATTATTCTTCTCATTGAATTTTTAACGTACCGCCTACTTATAGGTGGACAGGGGATATTGTCAGCGATGATTATTATCTCGATCACATTTACTTTATCTGCACTGTTATCAATATTATATCGTCGACGTTCAGGTAATCGAAAGCTTATAACATTTATTGCAGGGATAAGCTTTTCCGTCATTCCTATTTGTACTATGTTTGCAACGGAATACCAATACACAATACAGCACTTAAAGTTTAATATTCTGGTAATGCCAGTACAAAATTCTCTCGGAATTTGGATACTGATTTCCCTTTTTAATAAGGCAGTTTCTGATAAGGAATTGTACCTGAGATATCTTCAAAGTGAAAAAGCAGAATCAATTGCTCATGTTGCAGCCTCCCTTGCCCATGAAGTCCGCAATCCACTGACAGCAGTTATGGGATTCCTGAAATTACTTAATGATGATTCTATCTCAAGAGAAAAGACACATAAATATATAGAAATTTGCGTTGAAGAGATAAAGCGAACGGAATTCATACTTTCTGAATATCTATCAATAGCTAAACCCAATAGTTCAATGATTGAGAATATTGAACTTGTGCAGCAGATTCACTCAATAGTAGATATCATAACTCCCTACGCCAATATGAATAACGTTTCATTGGAGATACACAATCAGGAGCATGAACTATATATATCTGCAAATCCTAATGAACTCAAACAACTTTTCATTAATTTCATAAAAAATGCGATTGAAGCTTGTTCTCTTCTTGTAACAGGTAATGTTATCATCCGTATTGAGCGTCAATCCAAATATGCAAAAATTACAATCATTGATAATGGGGTTGGGATGAGCGACGAGCAAATGGAGCGACTGGGAAGCATTTATTTTTCAACTAAAAACAAAGGAACTGGATTGGGACTTACGCTTTCATATCAACTGATCCGTTCGATGAACGGTGATGTAACTGTACGTAGTAAATCAGGTAAGGGAACGGAATTCACTCTCTCGTTCCCTTTAGATATGTAG
- a CDS encoding Ig-like domain-containing protein, with the protein MKKIKRIALFSLVVMLFISCFTIGQAQAANANDFNGVGTSFADGLDAVTQKRLAEAPRTVEAWIKVPANLPNGQRIGVILGNYFDNYYDDISRFNFEINQNSNPRIYWKSGLGNPIDYVATNVNVKTGDWMHLAITLDEVGNKAVTYVNGEKMHEEQFKVPLPKDRTAREMKIGSDYRGYTNGKPSMKFNGELADVRVWSTVRTAEEIKNNYNVYLQGDKANLMGNWKLATQIDGKYLDSSLEQNHVTLYNEETTNWLDGEFPEGDYSIAIIPDTQYLVRYHQEAYMKHINWIKENAEKLKIKLAIQVGDLVDEPNNTEQWGVSSTGMRMLDGVVPYVFSPGNHDMILGKSTLTRDTTKYNQFYPYSKYSAEPAFSGAYQEGKMDNTYSKFNINGVRYMVLAMEFAPNDAVLAWADQVISKNQDRKVIISTHSYMYHSGEQISTRHKDYPSKDIDDGNNGDDMWNKLVSKYENIVLVTSGHIGYPDIVTREDIGEHGNTVQQVLADAQYMTADLGMIMLMTFKKGSNNVDVNWYSVTKEKFYRASNQFSMELNLYDGSEPDPESTPIELTTEDHSVKKGELVTVPITVSQASKMTGVEGVVQYDKELLTLESFEFVEFKENESHNASIAGKVSFAGIAQRAIGTDENTVIANLTFRAKADVTGEQETIISFFNVQAIEKGAAGQAVFVPTTAVGSKITLSGKAIRDLFDQKTFNIMVKHSSLNMDVDGGSYNNGAKIIQWSKGQGVNQQWTFIKTDPGYYKIVSQHSSKVLAVQNASMENGATIVQQEYSEDESYFDEWSVLEIENGYYQLINRASGKVTGISNGSTGGGTSFTQSENISADYQKFILSLDRRINHDWTGTGQNQLEYSSGWGSWDTHYSNTKDANVTLRFTGTQVKLYGAKGKDQGIVAISIDGGSETLVDAYASSRQDGQLLFESPTMTNKEHVLKIRVTGTKNEGATNTYFTLNYIDLFSRVDRLVESIAITTMDEEITTEGGTLQFEATVLPENAVNKDIIWSVFETDGSATDKATISRDGLLTAVKNGEVKVVATAAVGIAANSGSVVDEKIIVISGQKLVNSITVVSETGATEITKKGGSLQLKAEAEPAEAANKSVTWSVYEADGITVTTKATISESGLLTAVKDGAVKVVATATDGSAVIGSKVITISGQSNTPDPDPVKIKSITVTSPVDTITTKAGTLQLGATVLPEDAANKAVTWSLYEKDGTTATDKVTISESGVLTAVKNGAVKVVATATDGSGVFGSKVITISGQSNTPDPDPVKIKSITVTSPVDTITTKAGTLQLGATVLPEDAANKAVTWSLYEKDGTTATDKVTISESGVLTAVKNGAVKVVATATDGSGVFGSKVITISGQSNTPDPDPVKIKSITVTSPVDTITTKAGTLQLGATVLPEDAANKAVTWSLYEKDGTTATDKVTISESGVLTAVKNGVVKVVATATDGSGVFGSKIITISGQSDTPDPDPLMVESIAVTSPVDTITSKAGTLQMGATVLPEDAANKSVTWSLYEADGTTVTTKATISESGLLAAVKDGAVKIVATATDGSAVIGSKVVTISGQSNTPDPDPVKVKSITVTSPVDTITSKAGTLQMGATVLPEDAANKSVTWSVYEADGTTVTTKATISESGLLAAVKDGAVKIVATATDGSTIIGSKVVAISGQSTSGGGNGNSGGNNVGGNNGGSTTEPSFGDPTVYESKGSELKVDAANNTVKAQLNAEAFMKKIQAFEKAGKNAGSVLSIKVSGSYAGFEIEIPAEAISRLADSKPDAVIEVTSPIGSYAWPVSELAGEGLDLNGQVNVRIEQADRTVQKVLEEKLVGSGTRLRGAVVSYGAELKEKDATTELTPAGYVERTLILDGVVSNPNEATVMKYDPVTGELRFVPAVFTLKDGKTVATIQHNENGLYVIVEGKKTFDDMIGHWAQKDVETLASKLIINGMTDRTFAPAGQVTRAQFAALLVRGLGLTTESLSNAFADVSATAWYAQDVNTAAKLGLVQGVGEDKFIPEAMITREQMIVMIMKAIHLVQGDHGTEAQIRNPFADQDRISDYASNAVTEAAGKGLIKGKTETTFAPQDAATRAEAAVMIKQVLQYLKFMN; encoded by the coding sequence ATGAAAAAAATCAAAAGAATAGCGTTGTTTAGTTTAGTAGTAATGTTATTCATATCATGCTTTACAATAGGTCAAGCTCAGGCAGCTAATGCAAATGATTTCAATGGTGTAGGTACTTCATTCGCCGATGGATTGGATGCTGTAACACAAAAAAGGCTAGCAGAGGCGCCGCGAACAGTTGAAGCATGGATCAAGGTACCAGCTAATTTACCTAACGGTCAACGAATTGGAGTTATTTTAGGAAATTACTTTGATAACTACTACGACGATATTTCAAGATTTAACTTTGAAATTAATCAAAATTCCAATCCAAGAATTTATTGGAAATCTGGTTTGGGTAATCCAATCGATTATGTGGCTACAAATGTAAATGTAAAAACTGGTGATTGGATGCATCTAGCGATTACTCTGGATGAAGTAGGAAACAAAGCTGTAACATACGTTAATGGAGAGAAGATGCATGAAGAGCAATTTAAGGTGCCACTGCCTAAGGATCGTACGGCTCGAGAAATGAAAATTGGTTCGGACTATAGAGGGTACACGAATGGTAAGCCATCTATGAAATTTAATGGTGAGTTAGCTGATGTGCGTGTATGGTCTACTGTTCGCACAGCTGAAGAAATCAAAAACAACTACAATGTTTATTTGCAGGGTGATAAAGCCAACTTAATGGGAAACTGGAAGCTGGCTACTCAAATTGATGGTAAGTATTTAGACAGCTCTTTAGAGCAAAACCATGTAACGCTATACAATGAAGAAACAACGAACTGGCTTGATGGTGAATTCCCGGAAGGCGACTACTCTATTGCTATTATTCCTGACACCCAGTATCTTGTACGCTACCATCAAGAAGCCTATATGAAGCATATAAACTGGATTAAGGAGAATGCGGAAAAATTAAAGATTAAACTTGCTATTCAGGTTGGCGACTTGGTTGACGAACCTAATAACACTGAGCAATGGGGAGTTTCATCAACAGGGATGAGAATGCTCGATGGTGTTGTGCCATATGTTTTTTCGCCAGGAAATCACGATATGATTTTAGGTAAGTCTACCTTAACTCGTGACACAACAAAATATAATCAGTTCTATCCGTACAGTAAATATTCTGCAGAACCAGCATTTTCTGGTGCATATCAAGAAGGCAAAATGGATAACACCTATAGTAAGTTCAATATTAACGGTGTGCGCTATATGGTATTGGCTATGGAATTTGCACCTAATGATGCTGTACTGGCTTGGGCTGATCAAGTTATTTCTAAAAATCAAGATCGCAAAGTAATTATCAGCACGCATTCATACATGTATCATTCAGGTGAACAGATTAGTACAAGGCATAAGGACTATCCATCCAAGGATATTGATGATGGCAATAACGGCGATGATATGTGGAATAAGCTTGTAAGCAAGTATGAAAATATCGTACTAGTGACATCGGGTCATATAGGTTACCCGGATATTGTGACAAGAGAAGATATTGGTGAACATGGTAATACTGTACAGCAAGTGCTGGCTGATGCTCAATATATGACTGCTGATCTAGGTATGATTATGCTAATGACCTTTAAGAAAGGTAGCAACAACGTTGATGTTAACTGGTATTCCGTTACGAAGGAGAAGTTTTATCGTGCCAGCAACCAGTTTTCAATGGAATTAAACTTGTATGATGGGAGTGAGCCAGATCCCGAGAGCACACCAATTGAATTAACGACAGAGGATCATTCGGTTAAAAAAGGCGAACTTGTTACTGTTCCGATTACTGTTAGCCAAGCATCTAAAATGACAGGTGTCGAAGGCGTTGTTCAGTATGACAAAGAGCTATTAACGTTGGAAAGCTTCGAATTTGTTGAATTTAAAGAAAATGAGAGCCACAATGCATCTATTGCTGGAAAAGTTAGCTTTGCTGGAATTGCACAGCGTGCAATTGGAACTGATGAGAATACGGTAATTGCTAATCTGACATTCCGCGCAAAAGCAGATGTAACAGGTGAGCAGGAGACAATTATTTCTTTCTTTAATGTACAAGCGATTGAGAAAGGTGCAGCAGGGCAAGCCGTATTTGTTCCAACTACTGCGGTAGGCTCCAAAATTACACTTAGCGGAAAAGCGATACGAGATTTATTTGACCAGAAAACATTTAATATTATGGTCAAGCATAGTAGCTTAAATATGGACGTAGATGGTGGATCTTATAATAATGGCGCAAAAATTATTCAATGGTCGAAGGGGCAGGGGGTAAATCAGCAATGGACATTTATTAAGACAGATCCTGGATACTACAAAATTGTTTCTCAACATAGTTCTAAGGTGCTCGCAGTACAGAATGCATCAATGGAAAATGGTGCTACGATTGTTCAACAAGAATATTCAGAAGATGAAAGTTATTTCGATGAATGGTCAGTCCTGGAAATAGAAAATGGCTATTACCAATTGATCAATCGAGCTTCTGGAAAAGTAACAGGCATAAGTAATGGCAGTACAGGTGGGGGAACATCATTCACACAAAGCGAGAATATTTCAGCGGATTATCAAAAATTCATCTTGTCGTTAGATCGAAGAATCAATCATGACTGGACAGGAACTGGTCAAAATCAGCTTGAATATAGCTCAGGCTGGGGGTCTTGGGATACCCATTACTCTAATACGAAGGATGCAAATGTAACGTTACGCTTTACTGGAACTCAAGTGAAATTGTATGGTGCGAAGGGCAAGGATCAGGGGATTGTTGCGATTTCTATTGATGGCGGGTCAGAAACACTTGTGGATGCTTACGCTTCTTCAAGACAGGATGGACAGTTGCTCTTCGAAAGTCCAACGATGACGAATAAAGAGCATGTGCTAAAAATTAGAGTGACAGGAACAAAAAATGAGGGAGCAACAAATACTTATTTCACGCTTAATTATATTGATCTCTTTTCCAGGGTAGATCGTTTAGTAGAGTCCATTGCAATCACAACTATGGATGAAGAGATTACAACAGAAGGGGGGACGTTGCAATTTGAAGCGACGGTTCTGCCTGAAAATGCCGTGAATAAAGATATCATTTGGTCAGTGTTCGAAACAGATGGTAGTGCGACTGATAAGGCGACTATTAGTAGGGATGGTCTACTTACCGCAGTGAAGAATGGTGAAGTTAAAGTAGTAGCTACCGCGGCAGTAGGCATTGCTGCGAATAGTGGAAGCGTAGTTGATGAAAAGATCATTGTGATCAGCGGTCAAAAACTAGTTAACTCGATAACTGTGGTCAGTGAAACTGGAGCAACTGAAATTACGAAGAAGGGCGGAAGCTTACAGCTTAAAGCAGAAGCCGAGCCAGCAGAAGCAGCAAATAAATCTGTAACGTGGTCGGTATATGAAGCAGATGGCATAACAGTAACTACTAAAGCAACAATTAGTGAAAGTGGTTTGCTGACAGCTGTGAAGGATGGTGCGGTGAAAGTCGTAGCGACAGCAACAGATGGTTCCGCAGTAATCGGAAGCAAGGTCATTACGATTAGCGGTCAAAGCAACACGCCAGACCCAGATCCAGTAAAAATAAAGTCAATTACAGTCACAAGTCCAGTCGACACCATTACAACCAAAGCTGGCACGCTGCAGTTAGGAGCAACAGTTCTACCTGAGGATGCAGCGAACAAAGCTGTAACATGGTCGTTATATGAAAAAGATGGAACGACTGCAACAGATAAAGTAACAATTAGTGAAAGTGGTGTACTGACCGCTGTGAAGAATGGTGCGGTTAAAGTTGTAGCGACAGCAACAGATGGTTCCGGAGTATTCGGAAGCAAGGTCATTACGATTAGCGGTCAAAGCAACACGCCAGACCCAGATCCAGTAAAAATAAAGTCAATTACAGTCACAAGTCCAGTCGACACCATTACAACCAAAGCTGGCACGCTGCAGTTAGGAGCAACAGTTCTACCTGAGGATGCAGCGAACAAAGCTGTAACATGGTCGTTATATGAAAAAGATGGAACGACTGCAACAGATAAAGTAACAATTAGTGAAAGTGGTGTACTGACCGCTGTGAAGAATGGTGCGGTTAAAGTTGTAGCGACAGCAACAGATGGTTCCGGAGTATTCGGAAGCAAGGTCATTACGATTAGCGGTCAAAGCAACACGCCAGACCCAGATCCAGTAAAAATAAAGTCAATTACAGTCACAAGTCCAGTCGACACCATTACAACCAAAGCTGGCACGCTGCAGTTAGGAGCAACAGTTCTACCTGAGGATGCAGCGAACAAAGCTGTAACATGGTCGTTATATGAAAAAGATGGAACGACTGCAACAGATAAAGTAACAATTAGTGAAAGTGGTGTACTGACCGCTGTGAAGAATGGTGTGGTTAAAGTTGTAGCGACAGCAACAGATGGTTCCGGAGTATTCGGAAGTAAAATTATTACGATTAGCGGTCAAAGCGACACGCCAGACCCAGACCCGTTGATGGTTGAATCAATTGCAGTCACAAGTCCAGTCGACACCATTACAAGCAAAGCTGGCACATTGCAAATGGGAGCGACTGTTCTTCCTGAGGATGCAGCAAATAAATCTGTAACGTGGTCGCTATATGAAGCAGATGGCACAACAGTAACTACTAAAGCAACAATTAGTGAAAGTGGTTTGCTGGCAGCTGTGAAGGATGGTGCGGTGAAAATTGTAGCTACAGCAACAGATGGTTCCGCAGTAATCGGAAGCAAGGTTGTTACGATTAGCGGTCAAAGCAACACGCCAGACCCTGATCCAGTAAAAGTAAAGTCAATTACAGTCACAAGTCCAGTCGACACCATTACAAGCAAAGCTGGCACGTTGCAAATGGGAGCAACTGTTCTTCCTGAGGATGCAGCAAATAAATCTGTAACGTGGTCGGTATATGAAGCAGATGGCACAACAGTAACTACTAAAGCAACAATTAGTGAAAGTGGTTTGCTGGCAGCTGTGAAGGATGGTGCGGTGAAAATTGTAGCTACAGCAACAGATGGTTCCACAATAATCGGAAGCAAAGTCGTTGCGATCAGTGGTCAAAGCACAAGTGGAGGCGGTAACGGCAATAGCGGAGGCAATAATGTTGGAGGAAACAACGGCGGTAGCACGACAGAGCCAAGTTTCGGAGATCCAACGGTGTATGAATCTAAAGGTAGCGAGCTTAAGGTGGATGCAGCTAATAACACAGTGAAGGCCCAGCTGAATGCAGAAGCCTTTATGAAGAAGATTCAAGCATTTGAAAAAGCAGGAAAAAACGCAGGCTCGGTACTGAGTATTAAGGTTTCTGGTTCTTACGCAGGCTTCGAGATAGAGATTCCAGCGGAAGCAATAAGCCGCTTGGCGGACAGCAAGCCTGATGCTGTCATTGAAGTGACTAGTCCCATAGGAAGCTATGCATGGCCGGTTTCTGAGTTGGCAGGGGAAGGCCTTGATCTAAACGGACAAGTGAATGTTCGTATTGAGCAAGCAGACCGGACAGTACAGAAAGTTTTGGAAGAAAAGCTTGTTGGTAGTGGTACAAGGTTACGAGGTGCCGTTGTAAGTTATGGAGCAGAGCTGAAAGAGAAGGATGCGACAACGGAGCTAACACCAGCGGGGTATGTGGAACGAACGCTAATCTTAGATGGTGTAGTAAGTAATCCGAATGAAGCGACGGTAATGAAGTACGATCCGGTAACGGGAGAACTTCGCTTTGTCCCAGCCGTATTTACGTTGAAGGATGGCAAAACGGTGGCGACGATTCAACATAATGAAAATGGCCTGTATGTGATCGTAGAAGGGAAGAAAACCTTCGATGATATGATTGGACATTGGGCGCAAAAGGATGTGGAGACCTTAGCCTCTAAACTGATCATTAACGGCATGACGGACCGGACGTTCGCACCAGCAGGTCAGGTCACACGTGCTCAGTTTGCGGCACTATTGGTTAGAGGACTTGGATTAACGACAGAGTCCTTATCGAATGCATTTGCAGATGTAAGTGCTACGGCTTGGTATGCGCAGGACGTGAACACAGCAGCGAAGTTAGGTCTGGTTCAAGGTGTAGGAGAGGATAAATTCATTCCTGAGGCAATGATTACAAGAGAGCAAATGATCGTTATGATCATGAAAGCTATTCATCTCGTTCAAGGTGATCATGGAACGGAAGCTCAAATACGTAATCCATTTGCTGATCAAGATCGTATCTCTGATTATGCTAGCAATGCAGTAACAGAAGCGGCGGGCAAAGGTTTGATCAAAGGCAAAACAGAAACAACATTTGCTCCGCAAGATGCAGCAACACGCGCCGAGGCTGCGGTGATGATCAAACAAGTTTTGCAATATTTGAAGTTTATGAATTAA